In Deltaproteobacteria bacterium, one DNA window encodes the following:
- a CDS encoding histidine kinase — MERLKRFFVFSKICSFKDRLNNYLRVVFIWCPIVTVLFIFGFGSIDNLARRFSISMIISTTVATSCFFGSWLTSDLYNSYRRWRGQETKKVSFLWGVFLAYPFLLPGLYFGFIFAGAFGTAIGHTWDPPSFQDYSSGVIFGIMVSGLFSLFEVVRESKQAKKAAELKFRTLENENLKAQISALTAQMNPHLLFNSLNTIASTITTDPKSAEEMVVQLSELYRGILKSAKDEVHSLENELWLCRSYLDIEQKRFGPRVDYKILVAETIDPKKMKIPVLLIQPLVENAVKHGIYPKRDGGVVSIDVRKTDSHFVISVMDNGIGIQFEKSTKGTGSGLSNCESRVKLKYGAESKFIFSRNDKNETTACIHIPLKGAAFG; from the coding sequence ATGGAACGACTCAAAAGATTTTTTGTATTTTCAAAGATCTGCAGTTTCAAAGATCGCCTCAATAACTATCTTAGGGTCGTTTTCATTTGGTGTCCCATCGTGACCGTCTTGTTTATTTTTGGTTTCGGAAGCATCGACAATTTGGCCCGTAGATTTTCAATTTCAATGATCATTTCTACAACAGTGGCAACCTCTTGTTTTTTTGGTTCTTGGCTGACTAGCGATCTTTACAATAGCTATCGACGATGGCGTGGCCAAGAAACCAAAAAAGTTAGTTTCCTATGGGGAGTTTTTTTAGCTTATCCTTTTCTTCTTCCTGGTCTCTATTTTGGATTTATCTTCGCAGGAGCGTTTGGCACAGCCATTGGTCACACCTGGGACCCACCTAGCTTTCAAGACTATAGCTCCGGTGTGATTTTTGGAATAATGGTTTCTGGCCTATTCTCACTTTTTGAGGTCGTACGGGAATCAAAGCAGGCAAAGAAAGCTGCCGAACTAAAATTTCGCACCCTCGAAAATGAAAATCTCAAAGCACAGATTTCTGCTTTGACAGCTCAAATGAATCCACATCTTCTTTTTAACTCACTCAACACTATCGCATCGACGATCACGACGGATCCAAAGTCTGCCGAAGAAATGGTTGTCCAGCTATCCGAACTCTATCGCGGGATATTGAAGTCGGCTAAGGATGAGGTGCACTCTCTTGAGAATGAACTCTGGCTCTGCCGATCCTATTTAGATATTGAACAAAAGCGCTTCGGCCCAAGAGTTGACTACAAGATTCTCGTTGCTGAGACCATCGATCCAAAAAAAATGAAAATCCCCGTTTTACTTATACAGCCCCTTGTCGAAAATGCAGTGAAGCATGGTATCTACCCTAAACGCGACGGAGGAGTTGTTTCAATTGATGTAAGAAAAACTGATTCTCATTTTGTAATCAGCGTGATGGATAATGGAATTGGCATTCAATTTGAGAAATCCACAAAGGGGACAGGCTCAGGCCTTTCGAATTGCGAATCCCGAGTAAAGCTGAAGTATGGAGCTGAATCCAAATTTATTTTTTCAAGAAATGATAAAAATGAAACAACAGCGTGCATCCATATTCCATTGAAAGGAGCGGCCTTTGGCTAG
- a CDS encoding DUF1566 domain-containing protein, with protein sequence MDVEPDYKLLKVSFGLNSWCYILISSIFVIFIGIQKAHATGAGITYHGRLIDPNGNPVVGTNVQFRLQIRTPGNENCLMYEEVQNKDLSMTSGAYAVTINDGTGSRLDSSGYTLDQIFANRNSFTFAGSSCTAGITYSPNTTDSRKIQVFFNDGTFPIGQWEPVAPMAINFVPMAIESMQVGGYKKEQLIKIADGVSTTGTELNSASWTELLALIGGTTTQYVKSGSANFTAAPQWNGVPSGANDLVNKTYVDAQVVAGLPNVGTPGTYAKVTTDTKGRVTTGAALVEADIPTLSTAGKVSGSAINAGTLAGSTAINSSGNLVTTGTVQGATVSATNLRAYNGANYVQLAAPALGAGNLNFILPSTDGASGTLMKTNGSGQLSFGTLSSSDIPSLDAGKITTGTLPVARGGTGLTSYGNNSVLVSNGTGTAISSLNCTIGQIIKFDASGFAGCGTDSTGAGSQWTTTGSDIYYTTGKMGVGTATPGATLDITQTNGDVSAGPLGYALKVIGGRNTSAVYPARGGDISLAAGMGIFGGNVNIAAGSSWTTGPYSTGASLNLDGAYNIGQAGSATLFGGTGKNGEPGGSVVLSAGDATTGPGGDVRLSGGPTGGGASGGNVYLNGGLGSWASTRANVIVADLGGKVGVGTAAPVVRMDVSGTIKVGDGGESCSSSTKGSIRYNNVTSVLEFCNGTGWNLIQAAACNDPTPDTISFTNEANATTSTLYISDIQQVTGINCSVPVTITGQGSPQYQICSDASCTTVIQAWTSSSSSVTTGQYLQTRLTTDNVGGASFQATLIIGSGATVWTVTTAGGDCTGSPSIGTVCADGTIYAGLSPDGNNKMFTTRCDAGQTWDGSICIGARASLSWNNGTTNRPVTGYGSAVTGKTNSAGLYGLSDTGSPYEGAAYCETLNIDGKTDWYLPALSELNILYSNKNIIRNFDTSGSYYWSATEYSSDGVYAVRFSDGNVSYLAQKNLFRLTRCVRR encoded by the coding sequence ATGGACGTAGAACCTGATTACAAACTATTAAAGGTTTCATTTGGTTTGAATTCTTGGTGTTATATTCTAATATCATCCATCTTTGTGATATTTATCGGAATTCAAAAAGCCCATGCAACGGGGGCTGGGATTACCTATCATGGCAGGCTCATAGATCCCAATGGTAATCCCGTTGTGGGAACAAATGTTCAGTTTCGATTGCAGATTAGAACTCCAGGAAATGAAAATTGTTTGATGTATGAGGAAGTCCAAAACAAAGATCTCTCTATGACAAGTGGAGCCTACGCAGTAACAATTAATGATGGCACGGGGTCTAGATTGGACTCTTCGGGATACACTTTGGATCAAATCTTTGCGAATCGAAATTCTTTTACCTTTGCAGGGAGCAGCTGCACCGCGGGAATTACTTATTCTCCTAATACGACGGACAGTCGGAAGATTCAGGTTTTCTTTAATGATGGAACCTTTCCCATAGGCCAGTGGGAACCCGTGGCTCCGATGGCAATTAACTTTGTTCCTATGGCCATTGAAAGCATGCAAGTGGGTGGTTACAAGAAAGAGCAACTTATAAAGATTGCTGATGGGGTATCGACAACAGGAACAGAACTCAATAGTGCTTCATGGACCGAGCTTCTAGCTTTGATTGGTGGAACCACCACTCAGTATGTGAAATCGGGATCGGCTAATTTCACGGCAGCTCCCCAGTGGAATGGAGTTCCTTCGGGAGCCAATGATCTTGTCAACAAAACCTATGTGGACGCACAGGTAGTGGCAGGTTTACCCAATGTGGGAACTCCAGGGACTTATGCGAAAGTAACGACAGATACAAAGGGCAGAGTGACAACAGGAGCCGCCTTAGTGGAAGCAGATATCCCGACACTTTCCACTGCGGGAAAAGTCAGCGGCAGCGCTATCAATGCAGGCACCTTGGCCGGAAGCACCGCCATCAATTCCTCTGGAAATCTTGTGACCACGGGCACAGTTCAAGGAGCCACAGTGAGTGCGACGAATCTGCGAGCCTACAACGGCGCTAATTATGTTCAACTGGCAGCGCCGGCACTAGGTGCTGGAAATTTGAATTTCATACTACCCTCCACAGATGGAGCTTCCGGTACTTTGATGAAAACCAACGGATCTGGTCAACTCAGTTTTGGAACTTTAAGTTCATCAGATATCCCTAGCTTGGATGCTGGAAAAATCACGACAGGAACATTGCCTGTGGCTCGAGGTGGAACCGGACTCACGAGTTATGGGAACAACAGTGTATTGGTTTCGAATGGCACAGGCACTGCGATAAGTTCATTGAATTGCACCATCGGACAAATCATCAAGTTTGATGCCTCTGGCTTTGCAGGGTGTGGTACCGATAGCACGGGGGCTGGGTCTCAGTGGACCACGACTGGATCGGATATTTACTATACAACCGGCAAAATGGGTGTGGGAACGGCCACCCCCGGGGCCACGCTGGATATTACCCAAACTAACGGAGATGTCAGCGCCGGGCCCCTAGGTTATGCACTGAAAGTGATCGGCGGCAGAAATACGAGCGCAGTTTATCCAGCTCGAGGTGGCGATATATCTTTGGCGGCTGGCATGGGAATTTTTGGCGGAAATGTAAATATTGCCGCAGGGTCGAGTTGGACGACCGGACCTTATAGTACCGGAGCATCTCTTAATTTGGATGGAGCCTACAATATTGGTCAAGCAGGCTCCGCAACTCTTTTTGGGGGCACTGGTAAAAATGGAGAGCCTGGGGGCTCTGTTGTCTTGTCGGCTGGGGATGCAACCACTGGCCCTGGCGGGGATGTGCGATTGTCTGGCGGTCCAACCGGCGGTGGGGCATCGGGTGGAAATGTCTATCTCAATGGAGGTCTGGGCAGCTGGGCGTCCACTCGCGCAAACGTTATAGTTGCAGATCTCGGGGGCAAAGTCGGTGTCGGCACAGCGGCCCCTGTTGTTAGAATGGATGTCAGTGGAACAATCAAAGTCGGTGATGGTGGGGAATCATGTAGCTCCTCAACAAAAGGATCTATCCGTTACAACAATGTCACGAGCGTGCTTGAATTCTGTAATGGCACCGGGTGGAATCTCATTCAGGCCGCTGCTTGCAATGACCCAACTCCTGATACGATTTCTTTCACTAATGAGGCCAATGCAACAACATCAACCCTCTATATCTCCGATATTCAGCAAGTGACCGGCATAAACTGCTCGGTGCCTGTCACTATCACTGGTCAGGGATCTCCGCAGTATCAAATTTGCAGTGATGCTTCTTGCACAACAGTGATTCAGGCTTGGACTTCTAGTTCAAGTTCTGTCACCACAGGTCAGTACTTACAGACGAGACTAACTACCGACAACGTAGGGGGCGCTAGCTTTCAGGCCACTCTAATCATTGGATCCGGAGCCACTGTTTGGACCGTCACTACCGCTGGAGGCGATTGTACGGGCTCACCAAGCATCGGGACTGTCTGTGCTGATGGCACCATCTATGCGGGGCTTTCACCGGATGGTAACAACAAAATGTTCACAACCCGTTGCGATGCTGGTCAAACCTGGGATGGATCAATTTGTATAGGTGCAAGAGCCAGCCTCAGTTGGAATAATGGAACCACAAACAGGCCTGTCACTGGCTATGGTAGTGCCGTCACAGGTAAAACCAATTCTGCGGGCTTATATGGTCTGTCCGATACGGGATCACCCTATGAAGGAGCCGCCTACTGTGAAACACTAAACATCGATGGTAAAACTGACTGGTATCTGCCCGCATTGTCTGAATTAAATATACTGTATTCCAACAAAAATATAATCCGCAACTTTGATACCAGTGGATCTTACTATTGGTCTGCCACAGAATATAGTTCTGACGGAGTCTATGCTGTTCGTTTCTCTGACGGTAACGTCAGTTATCTCGCCCAAAAGAATCTGTTTAGGTTGACCAGGTGTGTGCGACGTTAG
- a CDS encoding cupin domain-containing protein has product MSAPISLKQISDSILEKHKNVLVSQVNDSCLRLAVIEGIFDWHHHPNSDELFLVLEGCLQIDFQDQKSVELLPGDVFTVPAKKIHRTFAKTRTVNLCFELTKGETVFFQNGGAQHGIC; this is encoded by the coding sequence ATGTCAGCTCCAATTTCTCTGAAGCAGATCAGCGATTCGATCTTAGAAAAGCATAAAAATGTTCTCGTTTCGCAAGTAAATGATAGTTGTCTCCGCCTTGCCGTCATTGAAGGAATTTTCGACTGGCATCATCATCCAAACTCCGATGAGCTTTTCCTCGTCCTAGAGGGTTGTCTTCAAATCGATTTTCAAGATCAGAAATCTGTCGAACTTCTCCCGGGAGACGTTTTTACTGTACCTGCAAAAAAGATTCATCGAACATTTGCAAAAACTAGAACTGTAAACCTTTGTTTTGAACTCACAAAGGGCGAGACCGTTTTCTTTCAAAATGGAGGTGCTCAGCATGGAATCTGTTAG
- the clpB gene encoding ATP-dependent chaperone ClpB produces the protein MTQKSQEAMQAAALRAENKKNPTVEPEHLLAELLVQSEGVVPRVLEKMGINIQSVAYDFQNRIDKFPQVTGAEQKSYASQRLQKVFQNAEIECKAMGDSFISTEHFFLAGIKLNDSDLNSIFKRHQIKIDGFLKSLNEIRGNQKVIDDQPENKMEVLKKYARDLTALASEGKLDPVVGRDEEIRRVVQVLSRRTKNNPVLIGEPGVGKTAIAEGLALRIVKKDIPENLIGKKLMSLDLGALIAGAKYRGEFEDRLKAVIKEVTSSEGKIILFIDELHTLVGAGKSEGAMDAGQLLKPALARGELRCIGATTLDEYRQYIEKDAALERRFQTVLVDEPSVEDAITILRGLKEKYEVHHGVRITDGAIVSAVKLSHRYITSRFLPDKAIDLIDEAASKMSIEIKSVPEEIDEIERKLMQLKIEKEALKKETEAGARDRLAIIENELKELSGSNQKLREQWEFEKGGIEQLKKLKQDFETTKIEIEKAQRSGDLGKAAELKYGKLPELEKKIQLFEEKASAKTVSKESRMLKEEVGPEDIAEIVARWTGIPVAKMLEAETQKLLKMESKLQERVVGQDHALTIVADAIRRSRAEISDPNRPIGSFIFLGPTGVGKTETVKALAEFLFDSEQSVVRIDMSEYMEKHAVSRLVGAPPGYVGYEEGGQLTEAVRRKPYSVVLFDEIEKAHQDVFNILLQVLDDGRLTDGQGRTVDFKNTVMIMTSNIGSQSIIDPKMSESEKEKEVTSALRAHFRPEFLNRIDETIIFNSLKQEQIAGIVKVQLKIVVERLKNKKIALEFSDSAMNFIAKMGYDPIYGARPLKRVIQSEVLNPLSKEMIAGTYKSGDKIKVECKGNKLVFSH, from the coding sequence ATGACACAAAAAAGTCAAGAGGCGATGCAAGCAGCTGCTTTAAGGGCTGAAAACAAAAAAAACCCGACGGTGGAACCTGAACATTTGTTGGCTGAGTTGTTAGTTCAATCGGAGGGTGTTGTCCCCAGAGTTCTTGAAAAAATGGGGATTAATATTCAATCCGTTGCCTATGATTTTCAAAACAGGATTGATAAATTTCCCCAGGTCACTGGGGCTGAGCAAAAGTCTTACGCCAGTCAAAGACTCCAAAAAGTTTTCCAAAATGCAGAGATTGAGTGCAAAGCCATGGGGGATAGTTTTATCTCAACGGAACACTTTTTTTTGGCAGGGATTAAGTTAAATGATTCGGATCTAAATAGTATATTTAAGCGGCACCAAATCAAAATAGATGGTTTTTTAAAATCATTGAATGAAATCAGGGGGAATCAAAAAGTGATTGATGATCAACCAGAAAACAAAATGGAAGTTTTAAAAAAATACGCTCGGGATTTAACAGCTTTAGCCAGTGAAGGCAAATTAGATCCCGTTGTTGGCAGAGATGAAGAAATTAGAAGAGTGGTGCAGGTGCTTTCGCGAAGAACGAAAAATAACCCTGTTTTGATTGGCGAACCAGGTGTTGGTAAAACAGCCATCGCTGAGGGTTTGGCACTTCGAATAGTTAAAAAAGATATACCTGAAAATTTAATTGGGAAGAAACTCATGAGCTTGGACCTCGGAGCTTTGATTGCTGGAGCTAAGTACCGTGGCGAGTTTGAAGATCGGCTCAAGGCAGTTATCAAAGAAGTGACATCGAGCGAAGGAAAGATCATTCTTTTTATTGATGAGTTGCACACTCTTGTGGGAGCTGGGAAATCGGAAGGAGCTATGGACGCTGGTCAGCTCTTAAAGCCAGCGCTGGCTCGGGGCGAGCTCAGATGTATTGGAGCAACGACCCTTGATGAGTACCGTCAGTACATCGAAAAAGATGCAGCCTTAGAGCGAAGGTTTCAAACAGTGTTGGTTGATGAGCCTTCGGTAGAAGATGCCATTACCATACTGAGAGGCCTGAAAGAAAAATATGAAGTCCATCACGGAGTCAGGATCACGGATGGAGCTATAGTCTCGGCTGTTAAGTTGTCCCATCGTTATATCACTTCTCGATTTTTACCGGACAAAGCCATCGATTTGATTGACGAGGCAGCTAGTAAAATGAGTATCGAAATAAAATCCGTTCCTGAAGAGATTGATGAGATCGAACGTAAGTTAATGCAACTAAAAATCGAGAAAGAAGCTCTTAAAAAAGAAACTGAGGCCGGGGCCAGAGACCGCTTGGCCATTATCGAGAATGAGCTTAAAGAATTAAGCGGAAGTAATCAGAAGTTAAGAGAGCAGTGGGAGTTTGAAAAAGGTGGTATCGAGCAACTAAAAAAACTCAAACAAGACTTTGAAACAACTAAAATTGAAATCGAAAAGGCCCAACGGAGCGGAGATCTGGGTAAGGCTGCCGAGCTTAAATATGGCAAATTGCCTGAGCTAGAAAAGAAAATTCAACTTTTTGAAGAAAAGGCAAGTGCTAAAACTGTCTCCAAAGAGTCAAGAATGTTGAAAGAAGAAGTTGGTCCCGAAGATATTGCTGAAATTGTTGCGAGATGGACGGGTATTCCTGTTGCTAAAATGTTAGAAGCTGAAACTCAAAAATTATTAAAAATGGAATCCAAACTTCAAGAAAGAGTTGTTGGTCAAGATCACGCATTGACCATCGTGGCTGATGCCATTCGTCGGTCGAGGGCAGAGATTTCTGATCCAAATCGACCTATTGGTTCGTTTATCTTTTTAGGACCCACAGGCGTTGGAAAAACAGAAACAGTCAAAGCTTTAGCTGAATTTTTGTTTGATAGTGAACAATCGGTTGTGCGAATTGATATGAGCGAATACATGGAAAAGCATGCAGTATCTCGTTTGGTGGGAGCTCCTCCGGGGTATGTAGGCTATGAAGAGGGTGGCCAGCTTACAGAAGCTGTTCGTCGTAAACCCTATAGTGTCGTTCTTTTTGATGAAATTGAAAAAGCCCATCAAGATGTATTTAATATCTTGTTGCAGGTTTTAGATGATGGAAGGTTAACCGATGGTCAGGGTCGAACAGTTGATTTTAAAAATACCGTCATGATTATGACTTCAAATATCGGTTCGCAATCTATTATTGATCCAAAGATGTCTGAGAGCGAAAAAGAAAAGGAAGTAACTTCGGCTTTAAGGGCTCATTTCAGACCCGAGTTTTTGAATCGAATTGATGAAACCATTATTTTTAATTCATTAAAACAAGAACAAATTGCTGGAATCGTCAAAGTGCAATTGAAGATTGTCGTCGAAAGATTAAAAAACAAAAAAATCGCCCTCGAGTTTTCTGACTCAGCTATGAATTTTATTGCCAAAATGGGGTACGATCCTATCTATGGAGCAAGGCCTCTGAAGCGCGTGATTCAGAGCGAGGTCTTAAATCCTCTTTCTAAAGAAATGATCGCCGGCACCTATAAATCTGGAGATAAGATCAAAGTCGAGTGTAAAGGAAATAAGCTGGTTTTTTCGCATTAG
- a CDS encoding riboflavin synthase translates to MFSGIIEAKKNILKVISLNQALLIQLERPHFFQDVKSGDSIAVNGVCLTLEAFDAETLQFTLGYETLNILQWKKENLIGKNVNLERSLRFGDRIHGHLVSGHVDSLAQAIEKKQLGESLFFRFSLPLQSKKFIWKKGSVAVQGVSLTVNELDENSFTVCLIPETLKNTNLSDIKEGEWVNLECDYLIKGITQFKAQTELSSDERVIKKDL, encoded by the coding sequence ATGTTTTCAGGAATTATTGAAGCCAAAAAGAATATTTTAAAAGTGATTTCGCTGAATCAGGCTCTCCTTATCCAGTTAGAGAGACCTCATTTCTTTCAAGATGTTAAAAGTGGTGATAGTATCGCCGTGAATGGTGTTTGTTTAACTCTTGAAGCATTCGATGCAGAGACTCTCCAATTTACCCTTGGCTATGAAACATTAAATATTCTACAATGGAAAAAAGAAAATCTTATAGGAAAAAATGTAAATCTTGAAAGATCATTAAGGTTTGGAGATCGGATACATGGTCACTTGGTCAGTGGACATGTAGATTCATTGGCTCAAGCCATCGAAAAAAAACAACTAGGAGAAAGTTTATTTTTTCGGTTTTCGCTACCCTTACAATCTAAAAAATTTATTTGGAAAAAAGGCTCAGTGGCGGTTCAAGGTGTAAGTTTAACGGTAAATGAATTAGATGAAAATTCCTTCACGGTTTGTTTAATTCCAGAAACTCTTAAAAATACCAACCTGTCAGATATTAAAGAAGGCGAATGGGTTAATTTGGAATGCGATTATCTTATCAAGGGTATAACTCAATTTAAGGCTCAGACCGAATTATCTTCGGATGAAAGAGTCATAAAGAAGGATTTATGA
- the ribB gene encoding 3,4-dihydroxy-2-butanone-4-phosphate synthase — MSLATTAELIEEIKLGKMIVLIDDEDRENEGDLVLAADFVNARAINFMITKARGLVCLAMHPDQIDRLKLPLMQSEEHSHSSNKTGFTLSIEAATGVTTGISASDRAWTIKVASNPLAKSTDVHIPGHVFPIRAKKGGVLERPGHTEGSVDLAILAGLNPSAVICEIMNEDGSMARVPELKKFSQFYGLKMGSIKDLIDFKKSK; from the coding sequence ATGAGTTTAGCAACAACAGCAGAGCTCATAGAAGAAATTAAATTGGGTAAAATGATAGTCTTGATTGACGATGAGGATCGGGAGAATGAAGGAGATCTTGTTCTTGCTGCTGATTTTGTCAATGCTCGAGCTATTAATTTTATGATTACCAAGGCCAGGGGACTAGTTTGCCTCGCCATGCATCCTGATCAGATTGATCGATTAAAATTGCCACTCATGCAGAGTGAAGAGCATAGTCATTCCTCAAATAAAACGGGATTTACATTAAGTATTGAGGCCGCCACGGGTGTGACTACTGGGATTTCTGCAAGTGATCGTGCCTGGACGATAAAAGTGGCATCAAACCCTCTAGCAAAGAGTACGGATGTTCATATCCCTGGACATGTATTCCCGATCCGAGCCAAAAAAGGGGGGGTTCTTGAGAGGCCCGGGCACACAGAGGGGAGTGTTGATTTAGCAATTCTTGCAGGACTCAATCCCTCAGCGGTGATTTGTGAAATAATGAATGAGGATGGTTCCATGGCAAGAGTGCCAGAGTTAAAGAAGTTTTCTCAATTCTATGGATTGAAAATGGGATCTATCAAGGATCTCATCGATTTTAAAAAATCAAAATAA
- a CDS encoding 6,7-dimethyl-8-ribityllumazine synthase: protein MPAKKKPKKKNIKLFKQEKAIKIGVVVSKFNEEITSKLEEGAIEYLDSCENVIIELIRVPGAFEIPLTCQWLFDRACDGVVALGAVIRGETSHYDYVCMGVTQGITQVMTKNNKPIAFGILTTENEEQALQRVGGRHGHKGQEAAQVVMEMIGLGRELYK, encoded by the coding sequence ATGCCAGCAAAAAAAAAGCCCAAAAAGAAAAACATCAAATTATTTAAACAAGAGAAAGCAATTAAAATCGGAGTTGTTGTATCTAAATTTAATGAGGAGATCACTTCAAAATTAGAAGAAGGAGCCATTGAGTATTTGGATTCTTGCGAAAATGTGATCATCGAACTCATTCGGGTCCCTGGCGCCTTTGAGATCCCGTTAACGTGTCAATGGCTTTTTGACAGGGCTTGTGATGGCGTTGTGGCTCTGGGTGCTGTCATCAGGGGCGAGACTTCCCATTATGATTATGTATGTATGGGGGTCACGCAAGGTATTACTCAAGTCATGACTAAAAATAATAAACCCATTGCTTTTGGTATATTGACCACAGAGAATGAAGAACAAGCTTTGCAAAGGGTAGGAGGCCGTCATGGTCATAAGGGGCAAGAAGCCGCGCAGGTCGTGATGGAAATGATAGGGCTGGGTCGTGAATTATATAAATAG